The following coding sequences are from one Azospirillum sp. TSH100 window:
- a CDS encoding glycosyltransferase family 4 protein, with protein sequence MDSTNDIRTPAGQPDAPTRTVVVFATPGALDGGGGIGRMTGYVVDQFDRSGTTRSIILDTRGTGSVLLSPLYLGVTLARLAWILARRQASVVHINVSERASFLRKAAVQLVSGLMSCPTVVHLHGASFVEFFEGGMFARGISRWLFNRCGRVVVLGDNWRDFLVQSVRTDPRKIRVLYNAVPDVGADLGEPAPPEPRAVLSLLVLANLSERKGIGTLLRACALLKERGQPFRVTIGGGGDVDGYRSMAAELGVSEECHFLGWIGREEAHAHIRSHDMLLLPSTHEGLPMVILEALSAQLPVITTPVGSIPEVLTDGETARIIPVNDAGALADAVMQVGQDPVLYRRLAENGRRLFLKQFVIDAYAKSLLAIYQELDRGAELSTELEKLAGSAAAASKRR encoded by the coding sequence ATGGACAGCACCAACGACATCCGCACCCCTGCCGGCCAGCCGGATGCGCCCACCCGGACCGTCGTCGTGTTCGCGACGCCGGGCGCACTCGACGGTGGCGGCGGCATCGGCCGCATGACGGGCTACGTCGTCGACCAGTTCGACCGGTCGGGTACGACCCGCTCCATCATCCTCGACACGCGCGGTACCGGTAGCGTTCTGCTGTCACCCTTATATCTCGGCGTAACCCTGGCAAGGCTGGCCTGGATCCTGGCCCGCCGGCAGGCGTCCGTCGTGCACATCAACGTGTCGGAGCGGGCGAGCTTCCTGCGCAAGGCGGCGGTCCAGCTGGTTTCGGGGCTGATGTCCTGCCCGACCGTGGTCCACCTGCACGGCGCCTCGTTCGTCGAGTTCTTCGAGGGCGGCATGTTCGCCCGCGGCATCAGCCGCTGGCTGTTCAACCGCTGCGGCCGGGTGGTGGTTCTGGGCGACAACTGGCGCGATTTCCTGGTCCAGTCCGTCCGCACCGATCCCCGCAAGATCCGGGTGCTCTACAACGCCGTGCCCGATGTCGGCGCCGACCTGGGCGAGCCGGCCCCGCCGGAGCCCCGCGCCGTCCTGTCCCTGCTGGTTCTCGCCAACCTGTCGGAGCGCAAGGGCATCGGCACGCTGCTGCGCGCCTGCGCCTTGCTGAAGGAGCGTGGCCAACCCTTCCGGGTCACCATCGGCGGCGGCGGCGATGTCGATGGCTACCGCTCCATGGCGGCGGAACTGGGCGTGTCGGAGGAGTGCCATTTCCTGGGGTGGATCGGTCGGGAGGAGGCGCACGCGCACATCCGCTCCCATGACATGCTGCTGCTGCCCTCCACCCACGAAGGGCTGCCGATGGTGATCCTGGAGGCTCTGTCGGCGCAACTGCCGGTCATCACCACCCCGGTTGGGTCGATCCCGGAGGTGCTGACCGACGGCGAGACCGCCCGCATCATCCCGGTCAACGACGCCGGTGCCCTGGCCGACGCCGTCATGCAGGTCGGGCAGGATCCGGTGCTCTACCGCCGACTCGCGGAGAATGGCCGCCGCCTGTTCCTCAAACAGTTCGTCATCGACGCCTACGCCAAGTCGCTGCTGGCGATTTACCAGGAGTTGGACCGCGGAGCCGAACTGTCCACCGAGCTGGAGAAGCTGGCCGGATCGGCCGCCGCCGCCTCCAAACGGCGGTAG
- a CDS encoding glycosyltransferase family 2 protein, with protein MNPKNEPAGSNCPATNEQVANEQVTVVIPTRNRPDMVMRAVRSALDQTYRDLDVVVVIDGPDPATASHLATLADPRLTVMELETNHGAAEARNIGVRSAKGDWIAFLDDDDHWMPEKIALQMAGRPAGIRFPIVSCRCQVVTARGTFAWPRRLATPADAIGDYLFVRRGLFKGETFAPTTTLLAPKALLLRNPVPKSRFDDWEWLITCGQIDGAALVHIPDVMAVHYTEENNRVTLSTCHNISHALEWAEAMRDHLSPRAYASLLLQATGGEQAARTAGTRWRILNSALRDGQPTPMALATFTMHSLMPVGLRRRLRQALFSASDAA; from the coding sequence ATGAACCCGAAGAACGAGCCGGCAGGCAGCAATTGCCCGGCAACCAACGAGCAGGTGGCCAACGAGCAGGTTACCGTCGTGATCCCCACCCGCAACCGTCCGGACATGGTGATGCGGGCGGTGCGCAGCGCTCTCGACCAGACCTATCGCGACCTCGACGTCGTCGTGGTGATCGATGGGCCGGATCCGGCCACCGCCTCGCATCTGGCAACGCTGGCCGATCCACGCCTGACCGTGATGGAGCTTGAGACGAACCATGGTGCGGCGGAAGCCCGCAACATCGGCGTGCGCAGCGCGAAGGGTGATTGGATCGCCTTCCTGGACGACGACGACCATTGGATGCCGGAAAAGATTGCGTTGCAGATGGCCGGCAGGCCGGCCGGCATCCGCTTCCCGATCGTCAGCTGCCGCTGCCAGGTGGTGACCGCCCGCGGCACCTTCGCCTGGCCGAGGCGTCTCGCCACCCCGGCCGACGCGATCGGCGACTACCTGTTCGTCCGCCGTGGCCTGTTCAAGGGCGAGACCTTCGCCCCCACCACCACGCTGCTGGCGCCGAAGGCGCTGCTGCTGCGCAACCCGGTGCCCAAGTCGCGCTTCGACGACTGGGAGTGGCTGATCACCTGCGGCCAGATCGACGGGGCGGCGCTGGTCCATATCCCCGACGTGATGGCGGTCCATTACACCGAGGAAAACAACCGCGTCACTCTGTCGACCTGCCACAACATCAGCCACGCTCTGGAATGGGCCGAGGCGATGCGCGACCACCTGTCGCCGCGCGCCTATGCCAGCCTGCTGCTGCAGGCGACCGGCGGCGAGCAGGCGGCCCGCACCGCCGGCACGCGCTGGCGCATCCTGAATTCGGCGCTGCGCGACGGCCAGCCGACGCCGATGGCGCTCGCCACCTTCACCATGCATTCGCTGATGCCGGTCGGCCTGCGCCGCCGCCTGCGGCAGGCCTTGTTCTCCGCGTCCGACGCCGCCTGA
- a CDS encoding phosphopantetheine-binding protein gives MRTATLTDTTLTAPALPEIRAFIVENFLLGKDSGFDNSESLLESGIIDSTGVMHVVAFLEERFGIAVDDDDMVADNLESVDRIAAFVGRKQELRNAA, from the coding sequence ATGCGGACCGCCACCCTGACCGACACGACCCTGACCGCTCCCGCCCTGCCGGAAATCCGCGCCTTCATCGTGGAGAATTTCCTGCTTGGCAAGGACTCCGGCTTCGACAACAGCGAGTCTCTGCTGGAGTCGGGGATCATCGACAGCACCGGCGTCATGCACGTCGTCGCCTTCCTGGAAGAGCGCTTCGGCATCGCCGTCGACGACGACGACATGGTCGCCGACAACCTGGAATCGGTGGATCGCATCGCCGCCTTCGTTGGCCGCAAGCAGGAACTGCGCAACGCCGCCTGA
- a CDS encoding exopolysaccharide biosynthesis polyprenyl glycosylphosphotransferase: protein MSKLDPDVVIDLTSAKKATIPTIAPGLLLALSDGLVLALVGWTLNHFLGTDPLTDPAEAAAWQRSLVTGLMLVPLVKSVFGIYTLGRFDYMERTRRTFQAAFLCCAVLAVPFIVMEGFRSFFVEALSIALLGFAITYVADLLLIQGLLSSALDWRTPVIIVGAGPQGAAIAEKLQRLPWLGMRPVGFVDDDDNLWQTRVAGLPVMGPVELLAKSPAVARQASAAIVADMGRHGSDLTGLVRTLPFRQVYCVLGEGNVSAVDATYHNLHGSLALRVSVRPPTGYLRIRRAMDIVLSAILLVLVAPLMLGLAVAIKLDSPGPVMFRQKRWAGGKQTFDLLKFRSMHVDAEEQLQHLLANDPVAREEYMTYHKLTVDPRITPLGRFLRKTSLDELPQLWNILMGDMSLIGPRAYMPKELPEVGDSAAVIGTVRPGLTGYWQVSGRHRTTFQERVAMDVFYVRNCGLLFDFFILCKTAVMVLKGDGS from the coding sequence ATGAGCAAACTGGACCCAGATGTGGTCATCGATCTGACCTCGGCGAAAAAGGCGACGATCCCGACGATCGCCCCCGGGCTGCTGCTTGCACTCTCGGACGGACTGGTCCTCGCCCTGGTGGGGTGGACGCTCAACCATTTCCTCGGCACCGATCCGCTGACGGATCCTGCGGAGGCCGCCGCTTGGCAACGCTCGCTGGTGACCGGCCTCATGCTGGTCCCTCTGGTGAAGTCGGTGTTCGGCATCTACACGCTCGGACGCTTCGACTACATGGAACGGACGAGACGGACATTTCAGGCGGCATTTCTTTGCTGCGCCGTGCTGGCGGTGCCGTTCATCGTGATGGAAGGTTTCCGCTCCTTCTTCGTGGAGGCCCTGTCGATCGCGCTTCTCGGCTTCGCGATCACCTATGTCGCCGACCTGCTGCTGATCCAGGGGCTGCTGTCCAGCGCGCTGGACTGGCGCACGCCGGTGATCATCGTCGGTGCCGGCCCGCAAGGTGCCGCCATCGCCGAGAAGCTGCAACGCCTGCCCTGGCTCGGCATGCGGCCGGTCGGCTTCGTCGATGACGACGACAATCTGTGGCAGACCCGCGTCGCCGGCCTGCCGGTGATGGGGCCGGTGGAGCTGCTGGCGAAGTCGCCCGCCGTCGCCCGCCAAGCCAGTGCCGCCATCGTCGCCGACATGGGCCGACATGGCAGCGATCTGACCGGCCTGGTGCGCACCCTGCCCTTCCGCCAAGTCTATTGCGTGCTGGGCGAGGGCAACGTCAGCGCGGTCGACGCCACCTATCACAACCTGCACGGCTCGCTGGCCCTGCGCGTCTCCGTCCGTCCACCGACGGGCTATCTGCGCATCCGCCGCGCCATGGACATCGTCCTTTCGGCGATCCTGCTGGTGCTGGTGGCGCCGCTGATGCTCGGTCTCGCCGTCGCCATCAAGCTTGACAGCCCCGGCCCGGTGATGTTCCGCCAGAAGCGCTGGGCCGGCGGCAAGCAGACCTTCGACCTGCTGAAATTCCGGTCCATGCACGTCGATGCCGAGGAACAGCTGCAACACCTGCTGGCGAACGACCCGGTTGCCCGCGAAGAATACATGACCTACCACAAGCTTACGGTCGATCCGCGCATCACCCCGCTCGGCCGCTTCCTGCGCAAGACCTCGCTCGACGAACTGCCGCAGCTGTGGAACATCCTGATGGGCGACATGAGCCTGATCGGCCCGCGCGCCTACATGCCGAAGGAACTGCCTGAGGTCGGTGACTCGGCCGCGGTGATCGGCACCGTCCGTCCGGGCCTGACCGGCTACTGGCAGGTGTCGGGGCGACACCGCACCACCTTCCAGGAACGTGTCGCCATGGATGTCTTCTATGTCCGCAATTGCGGCCTGTTGTTCGACTTCTTCATCCTGTGCAAGACCGCGGTAATGGTCCTGAAAGGCGACGGCTCGTAA
- a CDS encoding polysaccharide deacetylase family protein, translating into MKNAIANLVRWSGFGAMQRFLKARHAVTIVVYHDPKPEMLREHLRWYAKHYGFTTLDAVATAMETGRWDKLPDYPLVITFDDGHRNNTALAPLFREFDLRPTIYLCSQIVGTARPYWWKTEAADGIGVERLKRVPDPERRRLLAEAGNDPDQDGADRQAMTWDEIARMTDVADYGAHTRTHPILLQCDDGRCADEIALCRAELEEVLGRPCRHFAFPNGDFSDREVEEIRRAGYRTARTIDPGWNDASTAPLRLKAFPVSDDATVEWLSVQLTGIPAWLRKRKAAGASNPAGQTMPEWTGSMVKPKSAGI; encoded by the coding sequence ATGAAAAACGCGATCGCCAATTTGGTGCGCTGGTCGGGATTCGGTGCGATGCAGCGGTTCCTGAAGGCGCGGCACGCCGTCACCATCGTCGTCTATCACGACCCGAAACCGGAGATGCTGCGCGAGCACCTGCGCTGGTATGCCAAACATTATGGCTTCACCACGCTGGATGCCGTCGCCACCGCGATGGAGACCGGCCGCTGGGACAAGCTGCCGGACTATCCCCTGGTCATCACCTTCGACGACGGGCACCGGAACAACACGGCCCTGGCGCCCTTGTTCCGCGAGTTCGACCTGCGCCCGACGATCTACCTGTGCAGCCAGATCGTCGGCACCGCCCGCCCCTATTGGTGGAAGACCGAAGCGGCCGACGGCATCGGGGTGGAGCGGCTGAAGCGTGTTCCCGACCCCGAACGCCGCCGTCTGCTGGCCGAGGCCGGCAATGACCCGGATCAGGACGGCGCCGACCGTCAGGCGATGACCTGGGACGAGATCGCGCGCATGACCGATGTCGCCGATTATGGTGCACACACCCGCACCCACCCGATCCTGCTGCAATGCGACGACGGCCGTTGTGCCGACGAGATCGCGCTGTGCCGTGCCGAGCTGGAGGAGGTGCTGGGACGGCCCTGCCGCCACTTCGCTTTCCCCAACGGTGATTTCAGCGACCGCGAGGTGGAGGAGATCCGGCGCGCCGGCTACCGCACCGCCCGCACCATCGATCCCGGCTGGAACGACGCGTCCACCGCCCCCCTGCGGCTGAAGGCCTTCCCGGTGTCCGACGACGCAACCGTGGAATGGCTCAGCGTCCAGCTGACCGGCATTCCGGCCTGGCTGCGCAAGCGCAAGGCTGCTGGTGCGAGCAATCCGGCCGGTCAGACCATGCCCGAATGGACAGGTTCGATGGTAAAGCCCAAGTCGGCGGGCATATGA
- a CDS encoding glycosyltransferase family 4 protein produces MIYIVSPGGTQEKGGMGRVVDNFTTDFRENCPDVKFEVIDSYGPGKFHLMPLYFVRASARLAGCFAAGKADLVHIHMAEYGSVLRKGILIAMARAFGVPVVLHLHGGRFPKQFKDAGPVMRWAIRRMMAMTSEIVVLGEFWRDWVAEAFGQEARQRTTLLHNAVPGPASPPVRDDAEDGFAGPVRLLFLGRLIKLKGIDVLLNALASPSCRDRNWQVTIAGDGDLESYRSLAAQLGIADRVRFTGWLDQAGCRRELAAAHVLVQPSMFEGLPMSVLEAMAEGLTIVATPVGSVPDAIADGETGLLVPPGDVAALADALVRVIDDRTLRRNLSAGARARWERQFDVAVFRERLLEIYRRNARGSLSSTPAVPAVPAGPVPASGPAGHSKSTTG; encoded by the coding sequence ATGATCTATATCGTCTCCCCCGGCGGCACCCAGGAAAAAGGCGGAATGGGCCGTGTGGTCGACAACTTCACGACCGATTTCCGGGAGAATTGCCCGGACGTGAAGTTCGAGGTGATCGACAGCTATGGCCCCGGCAAATTCCACCTGATGCCCCTCTATTTCGTGCGGGCGTCCGCGCGGCTTGCCGGCTGCTTCGCCGCCGGCAAGGCCGACCTCGTCCACATCCACATGGCGGAGTATGGCAGTGTCCTGCGCAAGGGCATTCTGATCGCAATGGCCCGCGCCTTTGGCGTTCCGGTCGTGCTGCATCTGCATGGCGGGCGCTTTCCCAAGCAGTTCAAGGATGCCGGTCCGGTGATGCGCTGGGCGATCCGCCGTATGATGGCGATGACCAGCGAGATCGTCGTTCTGGGCGAGTTCTGGCGCGACTGGGTCGCCGAGGCCTTCGGGCAAGAGGCACGCCAGCGCACCACCCTGCTTCACAATGCCGTACCGGGTCCGGCCTCACCGCCTGTGCGCGACGATGCGGAGGATGGCTTCGCCGGTCCGGTCCGCCTCCTGTTCCTTGGCCGCCTGATCAAGCTGAAGGGCATCGACGTCCTGCTGAACGCGCTGGCCTCCCCCAGCTGCCGCGACCGCAACTGGCAGGTCACCATCGCCGGTGACGGCGATCTGGAAAGCTACCGCAGCCTTGCGGCGCAGCTGGGGATCGCCGACCGCGTGCGCTTCACCGGCTGGCTGGATCAGGCCGGCTGCCGGCGCGAGCTGGCCGCCGCCCATGTGCTGGTCCAGCCGTCGATGTTCGAGGGCCTGCCGATGTCGGTCCTGGAAGCGATGGCGGAGGGGCTGACCATCGTCGCCACCCCGGTCGGCAGCGTCCCGGACGCGATCGCCGATGGCGAGACCGGGCTGCTGGTCCCGCCGGGCGACGTGGCGGCACTGGCCGATGCGCTGGTCCGGGTGATCGACGATCGCACCCTGCGCCGCAATCTCAGCGCCGGCGCCCGCGCGCGGTGGGAGCGCCAGTTCGACGTCGCGGTGTTCCGCGAGCGGCTGCTGGAGATCTACCGCCGCAACGCGCGTGGCAGCCTGAGCTCGACGCCCGCCGTTCCCGCCGTTCCCGCCGGGCCGGTTCCGGCCTCCGGACCGGCCGGGCACTCGAAAAGCACGACTGGCTGA
- a CDS encoding serine acetyltransferase: MQDAPRYTFRQTVAADATRYGGGSGLGAVLKLLVGNRMFRVTFTLRSCQALDRVGGPLGKPLLAACRLLHRWTQHSAAMDLPWETQVGPGLRILHGWGLVVNANARIGANVTLFHGVTLGQKDDLLPTGRVTHYPELGDGVWVGPHAVVIGVVIGDECIVAASSVVTKPMPRRTVVAGNPGKAVAEVTIPDIPHPAPVGTASAMLPGSATSPVPG, translated from the coding sequence ATGCAGGACGCTCCGCGCTACACATTTCGCCAGACCGTCGCGGCGGATGCCACCCGCTATGGTGGGGGTTCCGGCCTTGGGGCGGTGCTGAAGCTGCTGGTGGGAAACCGCATGTTCCGGGTGACCTTCACCCTGCGCAGCTGTCAGGCGCTGGACCGGGTGGGCGGGCCTCTGGGAAAGCCGCTGCTGGCCGCCTGCCGGCTGCTGCACCGCTGGACCCAGCATTCCGCCGCCATGGATCTTCCCTGGGAAACCCAGGTCGGGCCGGGCCTGCGCATCCTGCACGGCTGGGGGCTGGTGGTGAACGCCAACGCGCGCATCGGCGCGAACGTCACCCTGTTCCACGGTGTCACCCTCGGCCAGAAGGACGACCTGCTGCCGACCGGCCGGGTGACCCATTACCCGGAACTGGGTGACGGGGTCTGGGTCGGGCCGCATGCGGTGGTGATCGGCGTCGTCATCGGCGATGAATGCATCGTCGCCGCCTCATCCGTCGTCACCAAGCCGATGCCGCGGCGCACCGTCGTTGCCGGCAATCCGGGCAAGGCGGTGGCCGAGGTCACCATCCCCGACATTCCGCATCCGGCGCCGGTCGGTACTGCGTCGGCCATGCTGCCGGGCAGCGCAACCTCGCCGGTGCCGGGCTGA
- a CDS encoding lipopolysaccharide biosynthesis protein, whose protein sequence is MAVEAGTIIKHGWMFMVANVVNRAAGLLLLPLYAKVLSPAEFGVYALIGVVGDIVAVMLMIGMINAFTVVYFEHPDDRGRSRVVSTTMIGLWAASLALLAVALPAGWSASDLLFGGTDQGPVIAFAFAGIAFSAVFELALAYYRVHKRSGTCLLISVGKAVGLIGLNLTFLLVMDLGVTGIFLANAITFVGLGIALTVAILAVNGVGFSFGILKRVTVLGLPFMPQTMLDMGNQFAMRYLVNLLMGVAAVGVLSFGLRLATMLYMFLTASFLQIWSVSRIEAQHDIGDGTAGRDQSEFVFYLFVVLLSAAALGMALTAPEVLWLIASSEYDTVLPCMPLLVLAYVVHGVRMHAEVGLVKTKKVGVLPAISLGGLAIGTLIMAVTLGPFGLMGGAIGVLGRELVMLGATEALCRRLSPNEPPLSVLRVTGILAPAAIAYLAGLALFGFEVNPTFAAAKVGLTMLFAVAALFGPSFGRADRAMLFRMTARFLRRPQAA, encoded by the coding sequence ATGGCTGTCGAAGCTGGTACGATCATCAAACATGGCTGGATGTTCATGGTGGCGAACGTGGTCAACCGCGCTGCGGGACTGCTTCTGCTGCCGCTCTATGCAAAGGTCCTGTCACCGGCGGAGTTCGGCGTCTATGCCCTGATCGGCGTGGTGGGCGACATCGTTGCCGTCATGCTGATGATCGGGATGATCAACGCCTTCACCGTCGTCTATTTCGAACATCCCGACGACCGTGGCCGGTCGCGCGTGGTCAGCACGACGATGATCGGGCTGTGGGCGGCCTCGCTGGCCCTGCTTGCGGTCGCTCTGCCGGCCGGATGGAGCGCCAGCGACCTGCTGTTCGGCGGAACCGACCAGGGGCCGGTCATCGCCTTCGCCTTCGCCGGCATCGCCTTCAGCGCTGTGTTCGAGCTGGCGCTCGCCTATTACCGGGTCCACAAGCGGTCGGGCACCTGCCTGCTGATCTCCGTCGGCAAGGCGGTCGGGCTGATCGGCCTCAACCTCACCTTCCTGCTGGTGATGGATCTGGGCGTGACCGGCATCTTCCTGGCCAACGCCATCACCTTCGTCGGGCTGGGCATCGCACTGACTGTGGCGATCCTGGCGGTGAACGGTGTCGGCTTCTCCTTCGGCATCCTGAAGCGGGTGACGGTGCTGGGCCTGCCCTTCATGCCGCAGACCATGCTGGACATGGGCAACCAGTTCGCCATGCGCTATCTGGTCAACCTGCTGATGGGCGTCGCCGCGGTGGGTGTGCTGTCTTTCGGCCTGCGGCTCGCGACCATGCTTTATATGTTCCTGACCGCTTCCTTCCTGCAGATCTGGTCTGTCAGCCGGATCGAGGCCCAACACGACATCGGGGACGGCACCGCCGGGCGCGACCAGTCGGAATTCGTCTTCTACCTGTTCGTCGTGCTGCTGTCGGCGGCCGCACTCGGCATGGCGCTGACCGCGCCGGAGGTGCTGTGGCTGATCGCGTCCAGCGAGTACGATACGGTGCTGCCCTGCATGCCGCTGCTGGTGCTGGCCTATGTCGTCCATGGTGTGCGCATGCATGCCGAGGTCGGCCTGGTGAAGACCAAGAAGGTCGGCGTGCTGCCGGCGATCTCGCTGGGCGGGCTGGCGATCGGCACGCTGATCATGGCGGTGACGCTGGGGCCGTTCGGCCTGATGGGCGGCGCCATTGGCGTGTTGGGGCGCGAGCTCGTGATGCTGGGTGCGACGGAGGCGCTGTGCCGCCGCCTCAGCCCGAACGAGCCGCCGCTGAGTGTGCTGCGGGTGACCGGCATCCTGGCGCCGGCCGCCATCGCCTATCTGGCTGGTCTCGCCCTGTTCGGCTTCGAGGTCAACCCGACCTTCGCCGCCGCCAAGGTCGGACTGACCATGCTGTTCGCCGTCGCCGCGCTGTTCGGGCCGAGCTTCGGCAGGGCCGACCGCGCCATGCTGTTCCGCATGACCGCCCGATTTCTTCGCCGGCCGCAAGCAGCGTGA
- a CDS encoding O-antigen ligase, with translation MKILDFLEKSIAVIGIIAFGGSVLPLMLTGGDPLAGDLESAGVTVLYGGLYVLVLAAIALRPAIAFQIPFASPALTAMMAFAFLTALWSLFPDVTLRRSIAFLFTTVFGIWLALRFRFPEIMRLMVVGLSFLMFVSFFMIFAMPTIGLDSAQHVGAWKGVFFQKNVTGRMMVWLVLALVWLDWQKEMGRWLTRPLILLAMLLIVMSRSGTGLVTSVLVSVALLSTTMLRGSIRNFAPTMALLLALLVIMVTAGATFWYDVLYALGRDPTLTGRTVLWEHIVHSVSERPLQGYGYAAYWSGFNGPGSSFTRDWGITSAHSGWLELTLDLGLVGVVLVVIVLGRMLFQGFFAARYGNSRPEAAWAFAVGCALLAVSVSESVFAERHSMNWVIATIAVVRLIQQSRWQRLLNDRAAEQHRLRRNTMVGVASASGPAYGSPYPGTYAGNGGRAL, from the coding sequence ATGAAAATCCTGGATTTTCTGGAGAAAAGCATCGCCGTCATCGGCATCATCGCCTTCGGAGGCTCGGTGCTTCCGCTGATGCTGACCGGCGGTGACCCGCTGGCCGGCGATCTGGAATCGGCGGGCGTCACCGTCCTGTACGGCGGTCTCTATGTTCTGGTGCTCGCCGCCATCGCGCTGCGGCCGGCCATCGCCTTCCAGATCCCCTTCGCCAGCCCGGCGCTGACGGCCATGATGGCCTTCGCCTTCCTGACCGCGCTGTGGTCGCTGTTCCCGGACGTCACGCTGCGCCGGTCGATCGCCTTCCTGTTCACGACCGTGTTCGGAATCTGGCTGGCGTTGCGCTTCCGCTTCCCGGAGATCATGCGGTTGATGGTGGTCGGGCTGTCCTTCCTGATGTTCGTCTCCTTCTTCATGATCTTCGCGATGCCGACCATCGGTCTGGACAGCGCCCAGCATGTCGGAGCCTGGAAGGGCGTGTTCTTCCAGAAGAACGTCACCGGCCGCATGATGGTCTGGCTGGTGCTGGCTCTGGTCTGGCTGGACTGGCAGAAGGAGATGGGCCGCTGGCTGACCCGGCCGCTGATCCTGCTGGCGATGCTGCTGATCGTGATGAGCCGGTCCGGCACCGGTCTGGTCACCTCGGTGCTGGTGTCGGTGGCGTTGCTGTCGACCACCATGCTGCGCGGCAGCATCCGCAACTTCGCCCCGACCATGGCGTTGCTGCTGGCCCTGCTTGTCATCATGGTCACCGCCGGTGCGACCTTCTGGTACGACGTGCTCTATGCCCTGGGCCGCGACCCGACCCTGACCGGCCGCACCGTGTTGTGGGAGCACATCGTCCATTCCGTCAGCGAGCGTCCGCTGCAGGGCTACGGCTATGCCGCCTACTGGTCCGGCTTCAACGGACCGGGGTCCAGCTTCACCCGCGACTGGGGCATCACCTCGGCCCACAGCGGCTGGCTGGAACTGACGCTCGACCTCGGCCTCGTCGGTGTCGTGCTGGTGGTGATCGTGCTCGGCCGCATGCTGTTCCAGGGCTTCTTCGCCGCCCGCTACGGCAACAGCCGGCCGGAAGCCGCCTGGGCCTTCGCCGTCGGCTGCGCCCTGCTGGCAGTGTCGGTGTCGGAAAGCGTTTTCGCCGAACGCCATTCGATGAACTGGGTGATCGCCACCATTGCCGTCGTCCGGCTGATTCAGCAGAGCCGTTGGCAGCGGCTGCTGAATGACCGCGCGGCGGAACAGCACCGCCTGCGCCGCAACACGATGGTCGGAGTCGCCTCCGCCTCCGGCCCTGCCTATGGCAGCCCCTACCCCGGCACCTATGCCGGCAATGGTGGCCGGGCGCTTTAG